A single Amphiprion ocellaris isolate individual 3 ecotype Okinawa chromosome 1, ASM2253959v1, whole genome shotgun sequence DNA region contains:
- the baz2ba gene encoding bromodomain adjacent to zinc finger domain protein 2B isoform X13 yields MESGERLASPAPTLSAARTSSPAASSSSSSSSSSSSSSPAPHSKSSLAPSPSALGSTLSTSGRLFGAAGEQPFIGSTLSSAFPLVNHPAFGALYTAGAGRPEFGGLGSLGMSAALAAHPQLGALSEWWRAAEAHGRGAAAFLPSFIGFPPFFAPHIQPNHSASPVQIRMPGKNSHTPPKGVNGAVNGSGVCPPTTQSGSFSASPAPVQASTKPTKNSDPSNSHRSSPQNNPAELVEKTIQKPKEKKPRKKPADTSLVSNSESGTSSDSSSDGSLSSDLEDLAEDDEDDDDDDEDDEEEDKQSELSDSEKRTKKKTKVLIPSTGTVKTNRPLSGETQDKKDSQKIHSNPPTLVPLRCSVSPPASSQTSPLALHSSRSRTEAPQQHFSVIQSTGLAANSKPLALLTQPRRESSPSSSPIAHTTSPKALSSTASPKPPKLLPSSSPQHLPLSLCSSPKPLSVPSPPRSTLPSSTSPKPFGLTSSVTSSRKSSLKPPKHAVPGTAKSNKRKLLEASLAQINEFRLKQTLMSQGQMFPAELKKQQQGPNKSPKRTSLSSSPLPPVPPPPPQNNHSNLFLSSALLGLPEPHHPNGVIQSTTQDAPLALITKPRKESASQGKSPQRDSDAGSMPVNLSTGASRTQATAQAGPPSQPPTTSPHATGHGSRKNKTPKGKGQTPGLGQGQADPLAAWKGFSQNHLVQSLVDLFRGGESGIGIPGVSIPGVGIPGVGIPGTCNPTAGLPANKESDDSGDDDDDEDDDLEEEEDEEDSDDSLSESDSNSDSDISGKKVKEMKLLPSGSSKKEMTARRLTKGPELLNTSTNHTATSCSPLNLQVIKTPTIATSSSALAYHSSPGSSSYSLASPLGLGKRKRVMDEKELMIPLELGWRRETRIKSVAGRPQGEVAYYAPCGKKLRQYPDVMKYLSRNGISGITRDNFSFSAKIRVGDFYEAREGPQGLQWSLLKEEEVIPRILAMEGRRGRPPNSERQVAGDGAKGNRRRKGRPPNVGDPLAPEGPSPSEVKLLRKLEAQEIARQAAQMKLMRKLEKQALARAAKEARKQQAIMAAEERRKQKEQIKILKQQEKIKRIQQIRMEKELRAQQILEAKRKKKEEAANAKILEAEKRIKEKELRRQQAEILKHQEMERHRLDMERERRRQHVMLMKAVEARKKAEERERLRQEKRDEKRLNKERKLEQRRLELEIARELKKPNEDMCLSDHKALPEFSRIPGLILPGRAVSDCLMLMQFLRGFGKVLGLDLNADVPTLGMLQEGLLNVGDSMGQVQDLLVKLLSLAVCDPGLPPGQKTKTMLGDHLTNVGINRDNVSEVLQMYMGAHCANTELAPLALSLKTKAFQAHTPSQKASILGFLANELACSKAVISEIDKSLDQMANMRKDKIIMEGKLKKLRTIYAKRTGKREASMGVEENQSVGTPSSAAKRKRKLGGDSDDDDDDDDDSDDQAEEEEDEEEEEMKKVKKVEMYDEDEVDQATSIEELEKQIEKLAKQHHQTRRKLFEISHSLRSMMYGQDRYRRRYWVLPHCGGVFIEAMESGEAPEELEEERQRRRRAAEEVKVKEEPQEIELLKEKPDSLDGQNIQMQGLEHQNEEEKEHEGKKSSPTLFYQQPGSASKLCKLRDVSKDVVKESVKAEGKESFHVRQNGSPTGTPVATTTVTSSSPTHNAPEPAAAATTPSMATTNDTTNIPPPASTSLSVPCLPAPRESPGNTPPTSSPAPSPHLPFQANDQLLRVLTERSGHWFSLLPRSPCDLSSLTTTPPGAPRASPQASSTPGRPRSPPPSPALPLTPSAASASVSLHHPAGLLNYPLSALQVKSGGSLLGVSFGSWPSGMISPSLPLCSSPSPMPGHSLEGNTAASVSSKSESPLPRIEKTSSMPSPALEMPKSLDHPIPRAIPEEMLTGWWRVSDIEELRALVNALHSRGIREKGLQRQMQKYIEIIPQVCTKHKDVAMIELRELEESQVSVESVRGWCVEEQAMEMDIAMLQQVEELERKVTAASLQVKGWTYPDPQSEREDLVYYEHKPLTKSTPASASAGDKDSKEHPEERGEKGGVMRHPDNPLDIAVTRLADLERNIERSSEEEVAHGMKVWRKALSEVRSAAQLAMCIQQLQKSIAWERSIMKVYCQMCKKGDNEDLLLLCDGCDKGCHTYCHKPKITSIPEGDWYCPACISKASGPSPKSKKPPAKPVASSGGGSKKGGEAKKNGKQAGNGEVSEDDSASASSTPKKGAKDTSRKRKTEESSPALTAANQESPVCVKRAKTARDNNRDLGLCRVLLAELERHQDAWPFLTPVNLKSVPGYRKVIKKPMDFSTIREKLVSSQYQNLETFIIDVNLVFDNCEKFNEDNSDIGRAGHNMRKFFEKRWTELLKQTN; encoded by the exons ATGGAGTCTGGAGAGCGGCTGGCCTCCCCTGCGCCCACCCTGTCTGCTGCTCGCACCTCCTCCCCTGCGGCctcttcctcgtcctcctcctcctcttcttcctcttcgtcATCGCCTGCTCCCCACTCTAAGAGCAGCCTGGCCCCGAGCCCCTCAGCACTGGGATCCACCCTCAGCACCTCTG GCCGTCTGTTTGGAGCAGCAGGAGAGCAGCCCTTCATTGGCTCCACATTGTCAAGTGCCTTCCCTCTGGTCAACCACCCAGCCTTCGGAGCCCTCTACACTGCCGGAGCGGGCAGGCCTGAGTTTGGAGGCCTGGGCTCTCTGGGCATGTCAGCTGCTCTGGCTGCCCACCCCCAGCTAGGAGCCCTCTCTG AATGGTGGCGAGCTGCTGAAGCCCATGGACGGGGAGCTGCTGCCTTTCTCCCCTCTTTCATCGGCTTCCCTCCATTCTTCGCCCCTCATATTCAGCCCAATCACAGCGCCAGTCCTGTTCAGATCAGGATGCCCGGCAAGAATAGCCATACCCCGCCTAAAG ggGTGAATGGTGCAGTGAATGGCAGCGGGGTCTGTCCTCCTACCACACAATCAGGGAGCTTTTCTGCAAGTCCAGCTCCTGTTCAAGCATCAACCAAGCCAACCAAAAATTCAGACCCCTCTAACAGCCACCGTAGCAGCCCTCAGAACAATCCAGCAGAGTTGGTAGAGAAGACGATTCAGAAACCTAAAGAGAAG AAGCCACGAAAGAAGCCAGCAGACACTTCTTTGGTGAGCAACAGTGAATCAGGCACATCGTCAGACAGCTCAAGTGACGGGTCCCTCAGCAGTGATCTAGAAGATCTGGCAGAGGATGATGAAGACGACGACGATGATGAcgaggatgatgaagaggaggacaaACAGAGTGAATTATCAGACTCTGAGAAGaggacaaagaagaaaacaaag GTTTTGATACCCAGCACTGGAACTGTAAAGACTAACAGACCACTCTCTGGGGAGACCCAGGACAAGAAAGACTCCCAGAAGATCCACTCCAACCCTCCAACCCTTGTGCCCTTACGCTGCTCTGTGTCCCCCCCTGCCTCGTCCCAAACCTCCCCACTGGCACTGCACAGCTCCAGGTCCAGGACGGAGGCACCGCAGCAACACTTTAGTGTGATCCAATCTACTGGCCTGGCTGCCAACTCAAAGCCCCTGGCCCTCCTCACTCAGCCCCGTAGGGAGTCTTCACCATCTTCCTCCCCCATAGCTCACACCACATCTCCTAAGGCGCTCTCCAGTACTGCCTCTCCCAAACCTCCCAAACTactgccctcctcctccccccagcaCCTGCCCCTCTCCCTCTGCTCCTCCCCTAAGCCTCTCTCCGTCCCTTCCCCACCCCGCTCGACTCTCCCGTCGTCTACCTCCCCAAAACCTTTTGGTTTGACCTCATCTGTAACAAGCTCCCGCAAGTCCTCGCTGAAGCCACCAAAGCACGCTGTTCCTGGCACCGCCAAATCCAACAAAAGGAAACTGCTGGAAGCTTCACTTGCGCAGATCAATGAGTTCAGGCTCAAACAG ACTCTCATGTCCCAAGGGCAGATGTTCCCAGCTGAgctgaagaagcagcagcaggggcCAAACAAGTCTCCTAAGAGGACATCTCTGTCTTCATCGCCATTACCACCCGTCCCGCCTCCTCCACCCCAAAACAATCACTCCAACCTCTTCCTCTCGAGTGCCCTGCTGGGGCTCCCTGAACCCCATCACCCAAATGGAGTCATCCAAAGCACCACTCAGGACGCACCTTTGGCCCTCATCACTAAACCTCGCAAAGAATCTGCCTCTCAAGGCAAGTCCCCTCAGCGCGACTCGGACGCTGGGTCGATGCCTGTCAATCTGAGCACAGGGGCAAGTAGGACCCAAGCAACCGCCCAGGCTGGGCCTCCGTCACAGCCCCCCACTACCTCACCCCATGCCACAGGCCATGGATCCAGAAAGAACAAGACCCCCAAGGGGAAGGGACAGACACCAGGGCTGGGACAGGGACAAGCAGACCCTTTAGCTGCCTGGAAGGGCTTCTCTCAGAACCATCTGGTACAGTCTCTAGTAGATTTGTTTCGTGGAGGAGAGTCTGGGATTGGGATTCCTGGAGTTAGTATCCCTGGAGTTGGAATTCCTGGGGTGGGGATCCCTGGGACATGTAACCCCACAGCTGGTCTTCCAGCTAACAAGGAATCTGACGACTCAGgagatgacgatgatgatgaggatgatgatctggaggaggaggaagatgaagaggactCAGATGATAGTCTGTCAG AGTCTGACAGCAACTCAGACAGTGACATCTCTGGGAAGAAAGTGAAGGAAATGAAGCTGCTGCCATCTGGATCATCCAAGAAGGAGATGACTGCCCGCAGGCTAACCAAAGGCCCAGAACTGCTGAACACCTCAACCAATCACACCGCCACCAGCTGCTCCCCTCTCAACCTACAGGTCATCAAGACTCCCACCATTGCCACCAGCTCCAGTGCCTTGGCCTATCACAGCTCTCCAGGCTCCTCCTCCTATAGCCTAGCCTCACCTTTAG GTTTAGGAAAGAGGAAGAGGGTGATGGATGAGAAGGAGTTGATGATACCTCTGGAGTTGGG GTGGCGGAGAGAAACAAGAATCAAATCAGTGGCTGGACGGCCGCAGGGCGAAGTGGCCTACTATGCCCCCTGTGGCAAGAAACTGAGGCAGTACCCTGACGTGATGAAG TATCTATCCAGAAATGGAATAAGTGGCATCACGCGTGATAATTTTAGCTTCAGTGCAAAGATAAGGGTTGGTGACTTCTATGAAGCCAGAGAAGGACCCCAG GGTTTACAATGGAGCCTGTTGAAGGAAGAGGAGGTCATTCCTCGTATTTTGGCGATGGAAGGCCGCAGGGGTCGTCCCCCAAATTCCGAGCGTCAGGTAGCAGGCGATGGCGCCAAAGGTAACCGACGGAGGAAGGGACGACCCCCTAATGTAGGCGATCCGCTGGCGCCCGAGGGCCCCAGTCCCAGCGAGGTCAAACTTCTGCGCAAACTGGAGGCTCAAG AAATCGCTCGACAGGCTGCCCAGATGAAACTGATgagaaaactggaaaagcaGGCACTGGCGCGTGCAGCCAAAGAAGCTCGGAAACAGCAAG CTATCATggcagcagaggagaggaggaagcagaaagAGCAGATCAAGATTCTCAAGCAGCAG gaaaagATCAAGCGTATTCAGCAGATTCGAATGGAGAAGGAACTCAGAGCGCAGCAAATTTTGGAG GCCAAacggaaaaagaaagaagaagctgcCAATGCTAAAATATTGGAAGCTGAAAAACGGATAAAG GAGAAAGAGTTGAGGAGACAGCAGGCTGAGATTCTCAAACACCAG GAGATGGAGAGGCATAGACTAGATATG GAGAGGGAAAGGAGGAGGCAACATGTAATGCTGATGAAGGCTGTTGAGGCTCGCAAGAAAGCAGAG GAGCGTGAACGCTTGCGGCAGGAGAAAAGGGATGAGAAGCGCTTGAACAAAGAGCGTAAACTGGAGCAACGGAGGCTGGAGCTGGAGATAGCGAGGGAACTGAAGAAGCCAAATGAAGATATGTGTCTGTCTGATCATAAG GCTCTCCCTGAGTTCTCCAGAATCCCTGGACTCATCCTTCCAGGACGTGCCGTGTCAGACTGTCTGATGCTGATGCAGTTCTTGCGAGGCTTCGGGAAGGTCTTAGGGcttgatttaaatgcagatgtGCCCACTCTGGGAATGCTGCAGGAGGGCTTGCTCAATGTGGGGGACAGCATGGGCCAAGTTCAAGACCTGCTGGTCAAACTGCTTTCTCTGGCAGTCTGTGATCCGGGTTTGCCACCTGGACAAAAG ACTAAAACCATGCTGGGGGACCACCTGACCAACGTTGGCATCAACAGGGATAACGTCTCTGAGGTGCTACAGATGTACATGGGAGCTCATTGTGCCAACACAGAACTCGCCCCTCTGGCCCTCAGTCTGAAGACCAAGGCCTTCCAGGCTCACACACCGTCCCAGAAGGCCTCAATTCTTGGGTTCTTGGCCAATGAGCTGGCCTGTAGCAAAGCTGTTATCAG TGAGATTGACAAGAGCCTGGATCAGATGGCAAACATGAGGAAGGACAAGATCATTATGGAGGGAAAATTGAAAAA gTTGAGGACCATTTATGCCAAACGAACTGGGAAGAGGGAGGCCAGTATGGGTGTGGAAGAAAACCAGTCTGTGGGCACACCGTCCTCTGCCGCCAAACGGAAGAGGAAGCTGGGTGGAGACAGCGACGATGACGACGACGACGATGACGACAGCGACGaccaggcagaggaggaggaggatgaggaggaggaagaaatgaaaaaggttaaaaaagtgGAGATGTATGATGAG GATGAAGTAGACCAGGCCACCAGCATTGAAGAGCTGGAGAAGCAAATAGAGAAATTAGCCAAG CAACATCATCAGACCAGAAGAAAGCTGTTCGAGATCTCCCACTCTCTACGCTCCATGATGTACGGACAGGACCGGTACCGCCGTCGATACTGGGTACTGCCCCACTGTGGAGGGGTTTTCATCGAAGCCATGGAGAGCGGAGAAG CTccggaggagctggaggaagagcgacagaggaggaggagggcagcgGAGGAGGTCAAGGTCAAGGAGGAACCTCAGGAGATCgagctgctgaaggagaagccCGACAGCCTCGATGGGCAGAACATTCAGATGCAAGGCTTGGAGCATcagaatgaggaggagaaggagcacGAGGGGAAGAAAAGCTCCCCAACACTCTTCTACCAGCAACCGGGCTCTGCATCCAAACTGTGCAAGCTCCGAGACGTCAGCAAGGATGTCGTCAAAGAATCTGTGAAGGCGGAGGGCAAGGAGAGTTTCCATGTGAGACAAAACGGCAGTCCCACGGGCACTCCTGTTGCCACGACCACAGTAACATCATCCTCCCCCACTCACAACGCCCCTGAgccggcagcagcagcaactaCTCCCTCCATGGCGACCACTAATGACACTACAAACATCCCTCCCCCAGCTTCAACCTCTTTATCTGTCCCGTGCCTGCCAGCTCCACGTGAAAGCCCAGGGAACACTCCTCCAACCTCGTCCCCTGCTCCGTCCCCACACCTGCCATTCCAAGCCAACGACCAGCTGCTCAGAGTCCTGACGGAGAGGAGCGGACACTGGTTCAGTCTGCTCCCTCGCAGCCCCTGCGACCTCTCCTCCCTCACCACGACTCCTCCAGGGGCGCCCCGTGCATCTCCCCAGGCGTCCTCCACCCCGGGCAGACCCAGATCCCCGCCTCCGTCCCCTGCTCTCCCTCTCACCCCCTCTGCTGCCTCAGCCTCTGTCAGCCTGCACCACCCCGCCGGCCTCCTCAACTACCCGCTGTCCGCCCTGCAG GTGAAGTCAGGTGGTTCATTGCTAGGAGTGTCTTTTGGAAGCTGGCCCAGTGGTATGATAAGTCCCAGCCTGCCTCTGTGCAGCAGCCCCAGCCCCATGCCGGGCCACTCTCTGGAGGGCAACACGGCAGCGAGCGTCTCCAGTAAGAGCGAATCACCTTTACCTCGCATTGAGAAAACCTCCTCTATGCCCTCCCCTGCCTTGGAGATGCCGAAATCCCTCGACCACCCCATACCTCGAGCCATCCCAGAGG AGATGCTGACAGGTTGGTGGCGGGTGTCTGACATCGAGGAGCTGAGGGCTCTAGTCAATGCTCTGCACAGCCGAGGAATCCGGGAGAAGGGCCTCCAGAGGCAGATGCAGAAATACATCGAGATCATCCCCCAGGTCTGCACCAAACACAAAGATG TGGCCATGATCGAGCTCCGTGAGCTGGAGGAGAGCCAGGTCAGTGTGGAGTCGGTGCGGGGCTGGTGTGTCGAGGAGCAGGCAATGGAAATGGACATTGCCATGCTGCAGCAGGTGGAGGAACTGGAGAGGAAGGTCACTGCAGCCAGCCTACAGGTCAAG GGCTGGACGTATCCGGACCCCCAGTCTGAGCGGGAGGACCTGGTGTATTACGAGCACAAGCCCCTCACCAAATCAACGCCGGCGTCAGCCAGTGCAGGAGACAAGGACTCCAAGGAGCATCCAGAGGAGCGGGGGGAGAAGGGCGGGGTGATGCGTCACCCGGACAACCCGCTGGACATTGCAGTGACACGTCTGGCCGATCTGGAGCGCAACATCGAGAGAAG CAGCGAGGAGGAGGTGGCCCACGGTATGAAGGTGTGGAGGAAGGCCCTGAGTGAAGTGCGGAGCGCGGCCCAGTTGGCCATGTGtatccagcagctgcagaagtCTATCGCCTGGGAGAGGTCCATCATGAAAGTg TACTGTCAGATGTGCAAGAAGGGCGATAATGAGGACCTCCTCCTGCTGTGTGATGGCTGTGACAAAGGCTGCCACACTTACTGTCACAAACCCAAGATCACAAGCATCCCAGAAGGAGACTGGTACTGCCCGGCCTGCATATCCAAG GCAAGTGGTCCTTCCCCCAAAAGCAAAAAGCCTCCAGCCAAACCTGTAGCATCCAGCGGAGGAGGCAGTAAGAAAGGCGGAGAGGCGAAGAAGAACGGGAAGCAGGCAGGTAACGGGGAAGTGTCGGAGGACGACTCGGCCAGCGCCAGTAGCACGCCCAAGAAAGGAGCAAAAGACACCAGCAGGAAAAGGAAAACGGAGGAGAGTTCACCTGCTCTGACAGCGGCCAATCAGGAGAGCCCTGTGTGCGTGAAGCGAGCCAAGACGGCTCGAGACAACAACAGGGACCTGGGATTATGCAG GGTACTCCTTGCTGAGCTGGAGCGGCATCAGGATGCATGGCCTTTTCTCACACCTGTCAACCTCAAATCGGTCCCTGGCTACAGGAAGGTCATCAAGAAACCGATGGACTTCTCCACCATACGTGAGAAGCTTGTGAGCAGCCA gtATCAAAACCTGGAGACTTTCATCATTGACGTCAACTTGGTGTTTGATAACTGTGAAAAATTCAATGAAGACAATTCAGACATTGGTCGAGCTGGTCATAACATGAGGAAGTTCTTTGAGAAGCGCTGGACTGAGCTTCTGAAACAAACTAACTAA